aaagtgctggcactcaaaACTTTATTTGGCCCCGGCAACCTGCATAGGTTCTTTTGCAGTcatacttataaaaaaaaattaaatcctaCAAAATGTGGGCCATATGAAAACTAAGATACTGCCATGCAGTGTTTGTCATGGATGGTGTTTTTCTGCATTGTATATTGTTTAGTGTCCTGATCTTTGAGACAGTTTTgtgtgttgttttcctgtgtttattcATATCTAATATgcttatttttgttccacttcctggtTTGATTATGTCTTTCAGTGACTTCACCACTGTTTGAGCAATGTACTCCACACCTGCTCTTAATTGGTGATCAAGGGACTCACCTgcctcttttatttatatatacagtatatatatatatatatatatatatatatatatatatatatatatatatatatatatatatatatatatatatatacatacatatatatatatatatatgtagtatttggccacctgccttgactcacatatgaacttgaagtgtcatcctatttctaacccatagggttcaatatgatgtcggtccaccgtttgcagctattgcagcttcaactcttctgggaaggctgtccacaaggttgcggagtgtgtttatagaaattttcgaccattcttccaaaatcgcattggtgaggtcacacactgatgttggtggagaaggcctggctctcagtctccgttctaattcatcaccaaaaatgttttatcgggttcaggtcaggactctgtgcaggccagttaagttcatccacaccggactctgtcatccatgtctttatggaccttgttttgtgcactagtgcacagttatgttgaaagaggaaggggcccccTCCAAACtttttcccacaaggttgggagcatggaattgtccaaattattttggtatcttggagcattcaaagttcctttcactggaactacggggccaagcccaactcctgaaaaacaaccccgcaccataattcctcctccaccaaatttcacactcggcacaatgcagtcagaaatgtagcgttctcctggcaacctccaaacccagactcgtccatcagattgccagatggaaaagcgtgactcatcagtccagagaaggtgtctccactgctctagagtccagttgtGACGTGATTTACACCAcggcatcccacgctttgcattggacttggtgatgtatggcttacatgcagctgctcagccattaaaactcattccatgaagctctctgcgtactgtacgtgggctaattggaaggtcacatgaagtttggagctatgtagtaactgactgtgcagaaagtctttgcactatgcgcttcagcatccgctgacccctctctgtcagtttacgtggtctactacctcgtggctgagttgctgttgttaccAAACTCTTCCATGTGTATTATTAaaaagcagacagttgactttggagtatttaggagcgaggaaatttcacgactggatttgttgccgatgacagttccacgctggaaatcacagcCCATTTTTTCacgaatgtttgtagaaacagtctccatgcctaagtgcttgattgttgtGGGGGGGGgcttgcggacctgcagcgaagcggggtgtgccaggatcggCTTCGACattagcggcaggtgagtagatgacacagctgagagtgtttgtctgatcacctgtcgctctgttaaaggcagcagtcaggAAGGAGAaagggttgttgatggtggagaacgaaGCCGAGGGCAAGTGAGAGCGAGAcacgacacgggagaaaaaccattcgtgtgctcactcAAGAAAAAGACAGCTGCTGAAAAGCACTCAAAAGACTTTGCAcgttttatttgaaaaataaaacccTTTTGTAAACCTGGACGAGCCTGACATGTCGATGATTGGTGGTCCAACGAACCCGGAGGAGGAAGACCTCCacaattgtatacacctgtggccgggccaagtgattaggacacctgattctgatcatttggatgggtggccaaatactatatatatatatatatatatatatatatatatatatatatatatatatatatggggataagttgattggcaacactaaattggccctagtgtgtgagtgtgaatgttgtctatctgtgtttgccctgcaatgaggtggcgacttgtccagggtgtaccctgcctacagcttgaatgcagctgagataggctccagcaccccccgagaccccaaaagggacaagcggtagaaaatggatggatggatggatatatagacagttagacacatacatacatatatatacatatatatatatatatatatacatacatgtatacagtatatatacatacacatatatatacatatgtatgtgtatatatatatatatactgtatacatatatacatatacatatgtatatatatatatatatatatatatatatatatatatatatatatatatatatatatatacatacatacatatatacatatgtatgggggcagcacggtgggagaggggttagtgcgtctgcctcacaatacgaaggtgctgagtagtctggggttcaatcccagcctcgggatctttctgtgtggagtttgcatgttctctccgtgactgcgtgggttccctccgggtactccggcttcctcccacctccaaaaacatgcacctggggataggttgattggcaacaccaaattggccctagtgtgtgaatgtgagtgtgaatgttgtctgtatatctgtgttggccctgcgatgaggtggcgacttgtccagggtgtaccccgccttccggctgattgtagctgagataggctccagcgccccccacgaccccgaagggaataagcggtagaaaatgaatggatggatggatggatatatatatatatatatatatataaatatatatatatatatatatatatatatatatatatatatatatatatatatatatatatatatatatatatatatatacacacatacatatatacatgtatatgtatgaacaTGTTTTTGTTCTTTCCATGttgacattaaaaataaatttcgCAAGAAAATTTGAAAAGCTTTATTTAGGCATATAATGTCGAGGTTTTCAcgtgccacataaaatgaagtggcgggccagatttggcccttgGGCCTTGAGTTTCCACTCCACAATGgaccattatttatttttaatggcaTATTTGAACGATGCAGATATAGTATTTTCACCAGAAAGAGTAGGTGTACAGTACCCAACTTATAAAGTGGCAGAGTccatatttgttttcttttggtcTACCCTTTAAAACTGTAGTTATTCAATTGACCAGGGGGGCGCTGTGGAAACGGTGCATTGCAAACACTGGTCATGTGACTTTGACGCGCATTTTAAACAGGAAGTGTTTTACTCCTGTGACGGTAAAGCAACAAAAATGGCGAGAAGAAACATGAAGCAAACATAACTTTTAAAAGCGTTGATATCACTAAAAGATATGTTACTCGGATATCTCCTTTCAACAACGGTTGGTAATGTACTGCCGCCGTTCTCAAAGTGGAGCGTTGGTTCTCCTTCAAGTCCAGCTCCAAAAACAAGTTGTTACAACGATGCCAAGATCCGAGCTGAGTGTGAACGGCGTGAGGCGAATGCGAACCACCAACATGCCGAACCATGACGACCGGAGCCGGGCGGAAGTAAAGGAAGTGGCGGAGTGCAGAACCGAGCATCAAAATGCTACCAGACAGCCGACAGAGGAGAAGCTGCTCGTCCATAGAGTCCATGCAGAAGCATGTGAGGTAATTGCAGCTATAAGACTCTTTGTATTATCAGTGGTTTGatagcttacacacacacacatatatatatatttatagatatatatatatatatatatatttatagatatatatatatatttatagatatatagatatatttatatagatatatatatatttatatagatatatttatatatttatagatatatatttatatttatatatatacatataattatatgtat
This is a stretch of genomic DNA from Nerophis lumbriciformis linkage group LG14, RoL_Nlum_v2.1, whole genome shotgun sequence. It encodes these proteins:
- the lg14h1orf53 gene encoding uncharacterized protein C1orf53 homolog isoform X1, producing MYCRRSQSGALVLLQVQLQKQVVTTMPRSELSVNGVRRMRTTNMPNHDDRSRAEVKEVAECRTEHQNATRQPTEEKLLVHRVHAEACEAKKQMYVDPSSGYKVFTEYAHLQRGKCCGSACRHCPYGQVNVKDPAMKKRFNSLFYV
- the lg14h1orf53 gene encoding uncharacterized protein C1orf53 homolog isoform X3, which produces MPRSELSVNGVRRMRTTNMPNHDDRSRAEVKEVAECRTEHQNATRQPTEEKLLVHRVHAEACEAKKQMYVDPSSGYKVFTEYAHLQRGKCCGSACRHCPYGQVNVKDPAMKKRFNSLFYV
- the lg14h1orf53 gene encoding uncharacterized protein C1orf53 homolog isoform X2 codes for the protein MLLGYLLSTTLQKQVVTTMPRSELSVNGVRRMRTTNMPNHDDRSRAEVKEVAECRTEHQNATRQPTEEKLLVHRVHAEACEAKKQMYVDPSSGYKVFTEYAHLQRGKCCGSACRHCPYGQVNVKDPAMKKRFNSLFYV